In Pseudoliparis swirei isolate HS2019 ecotype Mariana Trench chromosome 9, NWPU_hadal_v1, whole genome shotgun sequence, a genomic segment contains:
- the mafba gene encoding transcription factor MafB gives MSAAAMSLGPELPSSPLALEYVNDFDLMKFDVKKEGLAGLERVAAQRQCSRAQPQGSVSSTPISTPCSSVPSSPGFSPTEQKSHLEELYWMPSGGYQQQIDPQTLSLTPEDAVEALIGATAHGHPPLAHVQQLQQQQQQQQQQQQQGTFEDYRGGAHHHHSHHGQQHHHHPYAGGIPHHADELSGHPGAHGHAHSQHHQHHSQDPDSPSPVSPDSHQSLHHHRHHHHHSHGHLSQSAGGHHHGSGGGLNVEDRFSDDQLVSMSVRELNRHLRGFTKDEVIRLKQKRRTLKNRGYAQSCRYKRVQQKHVLEHEKTELVDQVEHLKAEISRLARERDAYKLKCEKLTGSGGFGTRFREAGSTSDTPSSPEFFM, from the coding sequence ATGAGCGCGGCCGCGATGAGCCTGGGCCCGGAGCTACCCAGCAGCCCCCTGGCGCTGGAATACGTCAACGACTTTGACCTGATGAAGTTCGACGTGAAGAAGGAGGGCCTGGCGGGGCTGGAGCGCGTCGCCGCGCAGCGCCAGTGCAGCCGCGCGCAGCCGCAGGGCTCCGTGTCGTCCACCCCGATCAGCACGCCCTGCAGCTCGGTGCCCTCCTCGCCCGGCTTCAGCCCCACGGAGCAGAAGAGCCACCTGGAGGAGCTCTACTGGATGCCCAGCGGCGGCTACCAGCAGCAGATCGACCCGCAGACGCTGAGCCTGACCCCGGAGGACGCGGTGGAGGCGCTGATCGGGGCCACGGCGCACGGGCACCCGCCGCTCGCGCacgtgcagcagctgcagcagcagcagcagcagcagcagcagcagcagcagcagggcacCTTCGAGGACTACCGGGGGGGCGcgcaccaccaccacagccaccacggccagcagcaccaccaccacccgtaCGCGGGCGGGATCCCGCACCACGCCGACGAGCTGTCCGGTCACCCGGGCGCACACGGCCACGCGCACagccagcaccaccagcaccacagCCAGGACCCGGACAGCCCGTCCCCGGTGTCCCCGGACTCCCACCAGTCGCtgcaccaccaccgccaccaccaccaccactcgcACGGCCACCTGAGCCAGTCGGCGGGGGGCCACCACCACGGCTCCGGGGGCGGGCTCAACGTGGAGGACCGCTTCTCCGACGACCAGCTGGTGTCCATGTCGGTGCGCGAGCTCAACCGGCACCTGCGGGGCTTCACCAAGGACGAGGTGATCCGCCTGAAGCAGAAGCGCCGGACCCTGAAGAACCGGGGCTACGCGCAGTCCTGCCGGTACAAGCGCGTGCAGCAGAAGCACGTGCTGGAGCACGAGAAGACGGAGCTCGTGGACCAGGTGGAGCACCTGAAGGCGGAGATCAGCCGGCTGGCGCGCGAGCGCGACGCCTACAAGCTCAAGTGCGAGAAGCTGACCGGGTCGGGCGGGTTCGGCACCAGGTTCCGAGAGGCCGGGTCCACCAGCGACACCCCGTCGTCTCCGGAGTTCTTCAtgtga